CAGCGCCATGATGTGCGGGAGGTCGAGGTCGAGCCACAGCACCCCGGCCGGCGGCGCGACGCGCTGGGCCCGGTCGTCGAGGCCCGAGCCGAGGTCGAGCACGACGGCGTCGGGATGGGCCGCGAGGAACGCCCGGCACGCGTCGTCGATGAGGCGTCCGCGGGTCGCGACCGTGGCGGACTCCTTGCGCGGGAGGCCGAGGCCGTCCCAGTCGACGGCGAGGGAATCGACCACCGTCCGCGACCAGCGGTCGTCGAGGATGGGCGACGACCCGGCCGCGTCGCGCGCCCGGCCGAGGATGGGCAGCAGCGCCGAGCGCTCGACGGGCGAGAGGTCGGCCGGGAGGAGGAGGCGCGTCATCGCGCTTCTTGCTTCATCAGGGCGGCCGTCACGGCGTCGGCGATGAACCCGCGGTCCTCGCCGAGCATGGCCGCCACGAGCTCCAGAACGAGGTCGAGCCGTCGCGCCGGCCCCGGCCCCGCGCGGAGCCAGCCCTCCCGCGCCGCCCGCTCGAACCAGCCCGAGACGACGCCGGCAGCGTCGTCTCTTGCGGGCTCGTGGACGGCGCTGAAGGCCGTCCAGCCCGCAGCCCGCTCCCACGCGAGGATGCGCGCGGCGTCCGGGTGGTCGGTGAGGAAGCGGGCTGTCGCAGCGGCGAGTTCGCGCAGCATCGTCGCGAACCCGGCCCGGTCGGCCGGGTCGTCGCGCGAGGTGACGAGCTCGGCGCGCACCGCGACGGCCTCCTCGGCGACCTGGGCGATCACGGCCCGGTACAGCCCCTCCTTGTCGCCGAAGCGCTGGAAGAGCAGCGCCTTGTTGAAGCCGGAGGCCGCACTGATCCGGTCGATCCGCGCTCCCTCGAAGCCGTGCGCGGCGAACTCGGAGCGCGCCGCGGCGAGCAGGTGGGCGGTGGAGGCCGCCGCGTCGCGCGGGCGGGGCCGGGGTGTGGGGTCCATGGGCGCTCCGTTGTTGTAACTAACTGGATAGTTATATCACCGTTCAAAGTGCCGAGGGAAGAAGGCCGGTTACAGCATCCGCCGCAGCTCCCCCGCGTGCCCCCGCTCCAGGAGGTCGGCCACCTCGCGCGCGATGGCCTCTGGCTCGACGAGCGGGCCGGTGGCCTCGCGCTCGGCGGGCGACATCGCTGCGCGCTCAGCGCGGG
The sequence above is a segment of the Leifsonia williamsii genome. Coding sequences within it:
- a CDS encoding TetR/AcrR family transcriptional regulator, with translation MDPTPRPRPRDAAASTAHLLAAARSEFAAHGFEGARIDRISAASGFNKALLFQRFGDKEGLYRAVIAQVAEEAVAVRAELVTSRDDPADRAGFATMLRELAAATARFLTDHPDAARILAWERAAGWTAFSAVHEPARDDAAGVVSGWFERAAREGWLRAGPGPARRLDLVLELVAAMLGEDRGFIADAVTAALMKQEAR